The following are encoded together in the Streptomyces sp. NBC_00341 genome:
- a CDS encoding SRPBCC family protein, with translation MAQVEATTERIIAADPEAVFDALADYKDVRGKVLPGQFSEYEVREGGDGEGTLVHWKLQATSKRVRDCLLEVGEPTDGQLVEKDRNSSMVTTWTVTPAGEGRSKAVVSTVWDGAGGIGGFFERTFAPKGLGRIYDELLQNLATEVEK, from the coding sequence ATGGCGCAGGTCGAGGCCACGACAGAGCGGATCATCGCGGCGGACCCGGAAGCGGTGTTCGACGCGCTGGCCGACTACAAGGACGTCCGCGGCAAGGTGCTGCCCGGCCAGTTCAGCGAGTACGAGGTGCGTGAGGGCGGCGACGGGGAGGGCACCCTCGTCCACTGGAAGCTCCAGGCCACCAGCAAGCGGGTGCGCGACTGCCTGCTGGAGGTCGGCGAGCCCACGGACGGACAGCTCGTGGAGAAGGACCGCAACTCCTCGATGGTCACGACCTGGACCGTCACCCCGGCCGGCGAGGGCAGGTCCAAGGCCGTCGTCTCGACCGTGTGGGACGGCGCCGGCGGCATCGGCGGATTCTTCGAGCGGACCTTCGCGCCCAAGGGACTCGGCCGCATCTACGACGAACTGCTGCAGAATCTCGCCACAGAGGTGGAGAAGTAA